Within the Sphingobium herbicidovorans genome, the region GGCGCGCCTTCGCTTGGGATCGCCGAGCGCGAGAAGGACGACGAAGAAGATTGACGCCGCAGTAGCGGTCACGGTCAGCGCCGCTATCATTCCGCTGCCTGAAACAGGATAGTTTGATCCGCGCTGCGGTCGCTTCGCTGCGAGGCGATCCGGGCAATTACCCAGCCCCCTGCCAGCAACAGGGCGATATCGACCGCTACTATTATCGGCTGCCCCTCGCTCAGTGCGACGTTCCAGCCCGGACCACCCATGAACAGGCGGAGCAGCGGAAGAACGAGCATCAGCACACCGGTCGCGGCCTGCAGGAACGCGCTGAGCTTTGACCGGTCGGGCAGGAGAAATCCACCCAGGATGATCGCCGCCGCCGCGATCAGAAATCCGGCGGGTGTCCAGAACAATGCCTGTCCTGACGACGTGGTCAGGAAAAACGCGACGGCGGTGCACAGGAGCGCGAGGGGTAATCCAAGGCCGATGATGGTCACGACACGATCCAGCCATCCCAATGATCGGGCCTCGGACGCTCGCCGCGCTACCCACAGGCGAAGCCCGGTCAAGGTCACGTAACACATTGCAAATCCAAGGCCGAACCAGACCGCCTTGGACAACAGGCCAGCGAAGTTGCCGAAATGCAGGGGCGACATGATCGCCGCGAGGGTGCCCCCTGCAGAAGGCTTTGCTCCGATCAGCGGCTTGACCTGTTCAAAGCGACCGTCCGCACCATGATAGAGCAGGCTGACTGGCACGATGCCGCCGTCTTCGGGGGGTGAAAGGTCGTTATCTTGGCGTCAGCCCGCGCGAAATTCTCGACCGTGACGAATGTCGGGATCTCACCCGTCCGCCGGATTGCGTCGCTGGTGACCCGGTCTAAGCCGCTCGTGGCGACAGGGCGGGGGTCCGCCTTGCCAGGATTGCCGAAGACGGTCTCGTTCAGCGCCTGAACATCCCCGCCAAATGCCGCCATGGCGACGATGGGCACGCCAACCGTCCCGAAAAAGGAAAAGAAGCTGCCCGTGAAGGCGAGTATGAAAGCGAAGGGCAGGCTCCACGTGCCTGCAACGCTGTGACGGTCCCGATTGAACAGCACAGGGTTGGCCTTGCGTCTGAGCGTGAAGATGTCCTTGAAGAGATGGCGGTGGATCATCAATCCAGAGATCGCCGCGACCAGCATGGCGAGACCCAATATCCCGGTCAACAACAGACCCCAGGGATTGGGGACGTGCAGGCGCACATGGGTATCCACCAGGAAATGGCTCAACGCGTCGTCGTTGCGCGGGCCGAACACCTCTTCGCCGGTGCCAGCCTGGCGATCCACCACCCGCCCATCGCGATCAACCTGATAATAGATGCCACGACTGACGAAGGCGCCATCGGGTTCGGTTTCGTGGCGATGGAAAAAGGCCCCAAGCTCATGGTCGCCAACTTCGAAAAGATCGACGCCCTCATGATATTTTTTCGGCGTCTGAGCGCCCAGCGCTTCCACCGTGGGTCCGATCGGCCTTTCGAAGGCGGAAACGGTCGATACATGGCCGCCCGACCATATTCCGATCTCTTCAGCGAACACGGCCGCCGTGCCGGTCAGGATCACCGCATAGAGCACAAGACCAAGCAGGATGCCGGACCAGCCATGGACCGCCACCATCAGCTTCGTTTCATTTTTGGCGAGATGAATCATCTTCCTGCCATCTCCGTTGCCGATGGGCGATCAAGAAATTTGTGCGCAAGCAACCCGCCATGGATCAGCAAAAGCGCGAGTGCGACAAGCGTGACACGTCCTATACGGCGGTCGAGACAGGCGTGAAAGAAGAGTACTGCCCAGATCAGCGGCGCCAGCACAAGCGGCAGGACCAGATTATCTATCCCCGCCCGACCGCCGGGCAGCCAAAGCGCCATGCCAGCCATCATGATGATGGTCACCACGATCGCCCCAGGTCCCGCGAGGAGGGCGCGAAT harbors:
- a CDS encoding PepSY-associated TM helix domain-containing protein, which gives rise to MPVSLLYHGADGRFEQVKPLIGAKPSAGGTLAAIMSPLHFGNFAGLLSKAVWFGLGFAMCYVTLTGLRLWVARRASEARSLGWLDRVVTIIGLGLPLALLCTAVAFFLTTSSGQALFWTPAGFLIAAAAIILGGFLLPDRSKLSAFLQAATGVLMLVLPLLRLFMGGPGWNVALSEGQPIIVAVDIALLLAGGWVIARIASQRSDRSADQTILFQAAE
- a CDS encoding PepSY-associated TM helix domain-containing protein, which produces MIHLAKNETKLMVAVHGWSGILLGLVLYAVILTGTAAVFAEEIGIWSGGHVSTVSAFERPIGPTVEALGAQTPKKYHEGVDLFEVGDHELGAFFHRHETEPDGAFVSRGIYYQVDRDGRVVDRQAGTGEEVFGPRNDDALSHFLVDTHVRLHVPNPWGLLLTGILGLAMLVAAISGLMIHRHLFKDIFTLRRKANPVLFNRDRHSVAGTWSLPFAFILAFTGSFFSFFGTVGVPIVAMAAFGGDVQALNETVFGNPGKADPRPVATSGLDRVTSDAIRRTGEIPTFVTVENFARADAKITTFHPPKTAASCQSACSIMVRTVALNRSSR